In the genome of Anomalospiza imberbis isolate Cuckoo-Finch-1a 21T00152 chromosome 11, ASM3175350v1, whole genome shotgun sequence, one region contains:
- the DUSP7 gene encoding dual specificity protein phosphatase 7: MKTQVWGSSPRAPMAAAMPCKSAEWLQEELESGGGRSLLLLDCRPHELFESSHIETAINLAIPGLMLRRLKKGNLPIRSIIPNHEDKERFVKRCKADTVLLYDEATADWQDSGAATSVLGLLLQKLRDDGCKAYYLKGGFNKFQTEYSEHCETNLDSSSPSNSPPASVLGLGGLRISSDCSDGESDREPSSATESDGSPIPNNQPAFPVQILPYLYLGCAKDSTNLDVLGKYGIKYILNVTPNLPNMFEHDGEFKYKQIPISDHWSQNLSQFFPEAIAFIDEARSKKCGILVHCLAGISRSVTVTVAYLMQKLNLSLNDAYDFVKRKKSNISPNFNFMGQLLDFERTLGLNSPCDNRSPSEQLYFTTPTNHNLFQLNTLEST; the protein is encoded by the exons aTGAAAACGCAGGTCTGGGGGAGCTCCCCGCGGGCGCCCATGGCTGCGGCGATGCCGTGCAAGAGCGCGgagtggctgcaggaggagctggagtcgggcggcggccgctcgctgctgctgctcgaCTGCCGCCCCCACGAGCTCTTCGAGAGCTCGCACATCGAGACGGCCATCAACCTGGCCATCCCCGGGCTCATGCTGCGCCGACTCAAGAAGGGCAACTTGCCCATCCGCTCCATCATCCCCAACCACGAGGATAAGGAGCGCTTCGTTAAGCGCTGCAAGGCCGACACCGTGCTGCTCTATGACGAGGCCACCGCCGACTGGCAGGACAGCGGTGCCGCCACCTCCGTGCTGGGGCTCCTGCTCCAGAAGCTGCGCGATGACGGCTGCAAAGCCTATTACCTGAAAG gTGGATTTAACAAGTTTCAGACTGAATATTCTGAGCACTGCGAGACAAACCTTGACAGCTCCTCACCCAGCAACTCTCCCCCAGCATCAGTCCTTGGCCTGGGAGGGCTGCGGATAAGTTCCGACTGCTCGGATGGCGAATCCGACCGGGAACCCAGCAGTGCCACGGAGTCGGACGGGAGCCCCATCCCAAACAATCAGcccgcttttccagtccagATCCTACCTTACCTGTACCTGGGCTGTGCCAAAGATTCAACCAACTTGGACGTCCTGGGCAAATATGGCATTAAATACATCCTGAATGTGACTCCTAACCTGCCAAACATGTTTGAGCATGATGGAGAGTTCAAGTACAAGCAGATCCCCATCTCAGATCACTGGAGCCAGAACCTCTCGCAGTTCTTTCCCGAGGCCATTGCTTTCATTG ATGAGGCCCGTTCCAAGAAGTGTGGGATCCTCGTTCACTGCCTCGCTGGCATCAGCCGGTCCGTAACAGTCACTGTCGCCTACTTGATGCAAAAACTCAACTTATCCCTGAATGATGCCTATGACtttgtgaaaaggaaaaaatccaacATTTCCCCAAACTTTAACTTCATGGGCCAGCTCCTGGACTTTGAGAGGACTCTGGGACTCAACAGCCCCTGTGACAACCGCTCGCCCAGTGAACAGCTCTACTTCACCACCCCCACCAACCACAACCTGTTCCAGCTGAACACTCTGGAGTCCACATGA